Genomic window (Nicotiana sylvestris chromosome 7, ASM39365v2, whole genome shotgun sequence):
gactaatgactattaaattggtggtgggtgagtgtactttaaatgtcgttagcgcgtatgCACCGCAAGTAGGCCTggatgaggagattaaaaggcgttttgggaggggttggataaCATCGTTCGTAGTATTCCGCCTTCGGATAGATTATTcgtaggaggagatttcaatggtcatattgggtcgtcgGCAGTTGGTTATACTGAGGTACATGGCGGCTATGGTGTCGGGGGGTGGAACGGAGGGGGCActtcgctgttggactttgccaaggcattcgatctagtgattgcGAACTCAAGTTTTCCGAAGCGGaatgagcatttggttacttataGAAGTTCGGCGGCGAAGattcagattgactatctcctcctcaggagatgcgacagaaggttgtatgaggattgcaaagttatcccaggtgagactcTAGCAAAgcaacataggcttttggtgatggacattggtattaggataaggaggaagaagaggtcagtacgaaGCCgtccgaggattaggtggggcgccttgactaaggataaagctcaggagttggaaggaaggttatcagCAATGGCGGCTTGGAGAAGTAGTAtggacgcaaacactatgtggtcgacgacggctgATTGTATAAGGAAGTCAgcaagagaggtgttagggatatcgtcgggccgcaccggtggccacaaaggagactggtggtggaatgcagttgtctaAGATAAAGTAGAAGcgaagaaggcggcttacctacgGTTGGTAGGGAGCTCTGGAGAGGAGGAGAGGAGAGCGAACAAtgagagatataaggtagctaggagggaggcgaagatggcagtaatGGAGGTTAAGACGGCAGCTtatgctcgtctgtatgaggaactagggaacaaaggaggggagaagaagttattctgactagctaaggtgagagagaggtcggctcgggatctggaccaagtgaggtgcataaaagatgatgatgACACAGTTTTGAtggggatgaccagattaagaggagatgacagacctactttcataaacttctaaatgaagaaggggatcagggtATTGTGCTAGGTGAATTGAGGAGTGCCAACAGCCCACAGGAACTAAGTTATGGTGGTGACATTGAGGTagatgaggtcatggaggcaatgcatAAGATGAGGAGGGGCAGAGCTACCAGGCCAGAcaaaattccggttgaactttggaggtgtgtgggtagagcaggcttggaatggcttaatgggttgtttaatgttatattcaagactaataagatgcctgaagagtggaggtggagtacaatggttccgctgtataagaacaaaggcgatgttcagagctgtaacaactataggggtatcaaattactgagtcacaccatgaaagtctgggagagagtggtaggaATGAGAGTGTAAAGGACAGTGTCTATTTCAgataaccagttcgggttcatgccaggGCGATCTACCatagaagctatccaccttattaggaggatgatggaataatacagggataagaagaaggatctccacatggtatTTATtaatctagagaaagcgtacgacagggttcctagggaggtcctatggagatgcctagaggttaaaggggtcccggttgactacattagggtgattaaagatatgtatgatggagctaagactcgaattaggacagtaggaggcgactccgacCATTTTCCGGTTGTTACGAGATTGCatcaagggtctgcgttcagccctttcctatttgccttggtgatggatgccataacaCAACATAATCaaagggaggtgccatggtgcatgttatttgctgatgacatagtcctaattgacGATACACGATGTGGcatcaacgagaggctagaggtttggagacatacccttgagtctaaaggtttcatgctgagtaggacgaagacggaatacctcgagtgcaaatttggggccgagCCGGCGGAAGCAGGAGTGGAAGTAAGGCTCGACtcacaagtcatccctaagaggggtagtttcaagtaccttgggttagttattcaggggaccggggagatcgacgaggatgtcacacatcgtataggggtagggtggatgaagtggaggttagcaacgggagtcttgtgtgacaagaaagtgccaccattACTAAAAGATAAGTTTTacagagcagtggttaggcctgctatgttgtatgggaccgagtgttggccggttaaaaattcacacatccagaagatgaaagtagcagagatgaggatgctgaggtggatgtgtgggcatacaaggatggacaagattaagaatgaagttattcgagataaggtgggcgtggcccccatggaggacaagatgcgagaagcaagactcagatggttcggacacattcagaggaggagcactaaTGTGCCAATGAGGaagtgtgagcgactggctgtggtgggcataaggagaggtagagggagacctaagaagtattggggggaggtgattaggcaggacctagcacgacttaggatttctgaggacatggcccttgacagggaattgtggaggtcgagcattaaggttgtaggttagggggaagTCTGTGAGTATtactacagcgcactagagtaaTACTAGCCATTTAGGAGTTAGTCATAGGAGGCTACTGATCGGCTACGGATGTAGGGCTTGTGTCAgttggatattagtataccttacatccTTTTCTCCATCCTTTTTcgtattttctatattttttatattgatgttattctgttattttatattatgtattttatgttatttattaTGACTCTATTGATAGTGctaatatattgtctctttgttgctctcttgagccgagggtctcttggaaacagcctctctgcctttcggggtaggggtaaggtctgcgtacatactaccctctccagaccccactggtgggattatactgggatgttgttgttgttgttgtaatgtgttatcggacctatatgaggtagggtgacatgggatcaccccagGGTATATGCatagtaaggttattcagcgattggttggcttttgggaACAACTCTAGgaatgttcgaggacgaacgtatgtttaagtgggggaggatgtaacgacccgaccggtcgttttgagcttttgcatcttgctcgccagttctcaagcatgacttgccctgtgtgatgtattatgactcatgtaaatcgttggttttggttttcaggataatcggaatgaaCTTGGAAGagcaattctcagtttgaagcttgaaatttgaaaggtttgaccaagatttaacttgttggtatatgatctcagatcagaatttttatgatttggttagctccgttagctgatttgggacttaggagcgtgatcagaatacATTTTGGAGgcccgtggaaggtttaggcttaagttggcgaaattgagattttggcatttttcgattgataggtgagattttgatataggtgtcggaatggaattctggaagtttcaatagttccgttgtatcatttgagatgtgtgtgcaaaatttcacgtcattcggaagtggtttggttgggttttttatcaaaaccgGAATTgggaagattttggaatcttaggcttgaatccgatgtgttttggttgattcgatgttgtttgaggtgttttgaatattGGTATAACTTTGAATAACGTTATGGGTTATgcttgtgcttttggttgaggtcccaagggcctcggggtaattttggatggttgacggagagtttggaatttttgaagaagctgcagattttctgcttctggtatttccgcacctgcgaattggggaccgcaggtgcgatgccacaTATGCGGAGAattggtcgcagaagcgaaagATGGTGACGTTGGCAGGAACAGCAGATGCGGTTGTGGGACCGCACCTACGGAGGCGCAGATACGGTTTTCGGTAatttaagtgaggaccgcagttGCGGTGGTCTTGACCGTAGATGTGGTACCGTAGAAGCGGAATTTGGGCCGCATGTGCGAAAATGTCTGGGTAGAAAGTATATATTGCACCTTTCACGATTTTGAgagggttttcaccatatttcatccGGAAGAAAGCTtgggagagctaattgaagagggaattcaagaggatttcatggaggtaagatttttggaccctaatcttgtttctatgatgaattttaacattGTAAGCTAGAAATCCATGGAAAATCCATagcaaaaatgggtaattagggcttgagattaagagacctttgagGGGGAATCTGAGGGGCCAGTTGAggtttgattttgatgttattgatatgtatgaactcgtgagaggatgaggatt
Coding sequences:
- the LOC138874147 gene encoding uncharacterized protein → MEDNEVNIAHNVEAQGNQPQHKDSISDTRNEGDEATLVHGRLFVGGDFNGHIGSSAVGYTEVHGGYGVGGWNGGGTSLLDFAKAFDLVIANSSFPKRNEHLVTYRSSAAKIQIDYLLLRRCDRRLYEDCKVIPGETLAKQHRLLVMDIGIRIRRKKRSVRSRPRIRWGALTKDKAQELEGRLSAMAAWRSSMDANTMWSTTADCIRKSAREVLGISSGRTGGHKGDWWWNAVV